From one Nocardioides yefusunii genomic stretch:
- a CDS encoding transcriptional repressor — translation MTSTDPAPSPSTGHGHGHAHGAVDDEPAAPPMRPTRQRVAVTAALTDAREFRSAQEIHDAVTSAGNKVGLATVYRTLAALADAGMIDVLRREDGESVYRQCEADRHHHHLLCRQCGATVEIEGPAVEAWAESIANEHGYSQISHSIELFGTCPDCAA, via the coding sequence ATGACGAGCACTGATCCTGCCCCCAGTCCCAGCACCGGGCACGGCCACGGCCATGCCCACGGGGCGGTGGACGACGAACCCGCTGCACCCCCGATGCGTCCGACCAGGCAGCGCGTCGCCGTGACCGCTGCGCTCACCGATGCCCGCGAGTTCCGTTCCGCGCAGGAGATCCACGACGCCGTGACGTCGGCGGGCAACAAGGTCGGCCTGGCCACCGTCTACCGCACCCTGGCGGCGCTGGCCGACGCCGGGATGATCGACGTCCTGCGCCGTGAGGACGGCGAGTCCGTCTATCGCCAGTGCGAGGCGGACCGCCACCACCACCACCTGCTGTGCCGCCAGTGCGGTGCCACCGTGGAGATCGAGGGCCCGGCCGTCGAGGCGTGGGCCGAGTCGATCGCGAACGAGCACGGCTACAGCCAGATCAGCCACTCGATCGAACTGTTCGGCACCTGCCCGGACTGCGCTGCCTGA
- a CDS encoding metal ABC transporter permease, producing MNDYLDLLSMEFMVRALLAAFFTGLAVPAVGTYMVQRRMSLMGDGLGHVAVTGVAIGLVTSASPTWTAVVAAILGAVAIELIRERGLSGGDVALALLFYGGLAGGIFVAGLGGQSTSKLQQYLFGSITTISWGDVLVTVILAAVLLVLCVGLAPQLFAVAHDQEFARVSGLNTRFYNLLVAILAAISVTVAMRTVGLLLVSALMVIPVATAQQVTSSFRRTLWMSMTVGMTAAVGGLLTAAGAPSSADVAPGASIVLVALAIFLVAWPFGAWMRRRDRLNAPFPLLDEAPDAVPHTDPDDTGHTHLHGEDCGHRAVPHGDHVDYLHDGHRHAPHGEHYDEH from the coding sequence ATGAACGACTACCTCGACCTGCTGTCGATGGAGTTCATGGTCCGAGCCCTGCTCGCGGCCTTCTTCACCGGCCTCGCCGTCCCGGCGGTCGGCACCTACATGGTCCAGCGCCGAATGTCCCTGATGGGTGACGGTCTGGGCCACGTCGCCGTCACCGGTGTCGCCATCGGTCTGGTCACCAGCGCCTCCCCCACCTGGACAGCGGTGGTCGCCGCGATCCTCGGTGCGGTCGCGATCGAACTGATCCGTGAACGCGGGCTCTCCGGCGGTGACGTCGCGCTCGCGCTGCTCTTCTACGGCGGTCTCGCGGGCGGCATCTTCGTCGCCGGTCTCGGCGGCCAGTCCACCTCCAAGCTCCAGCAGTACCTCTTCGGCTCCATCACCACGATCTCGTGGGGCGACGTGCTCGTCACCGTGATCCTGGCCGCGGTGCTGCTCGTGCTCTGCGTGGGTCTCGCACCGCAGCTCTTCGCGGTCGCCCACGACCAGGAGTTCGCCCGCGTCTCGGGTCTCAACACCCGCTTCTACAACCTGCTGGTCGCGATCCTCGCAGCCATCTCCGTCACCGTCGCGATGCGCACCGTGGGTCTGCTCCTGGTCTCGGCGCTCATGGTGATTCCGGTGGCCACCGCGCAGCAGGTGACCAGTTCCTTCCGCCGCACCCTGTGGATGTCGATGACGGTCGGCATGACCGCCGCCGTGGGTGGCCTCCTCACCGCGGCCGGCGCGCCGTCGAGTGCAGACGTCGCTCCGGGTGCTTCCATCGTCCTGGTCGCCCTGGCGATCTTCCTGGTGGCCTGGCCGTTCGGTGCCTGGATGCGGCGTCGGGACCGGTTGAACGCACCCTTCCCGCTGCTCGACGAGGCCCCCGACGCGGTCCCGCACACCGACCCCGACGACACTGGGCACACGCACCTGCACGGAGAGGACTGCGGTCACCGCGCAGTTCCGCACGGCGACCACGTGGACTACCTCCACGACGGCCACCGTCACGCACCGCACGGAGAGCACTATGACGAGCACTGA
- a CDS encoding metal ABC transporter ATP-binding protein, with protein MLNATAPESTDPSDAPVAPLVLRGGSVVIEGRPIVRAVDFTVRTGEFVALMGANGSGKSTLVRALTGLRPLASGTLELFGTEVSKFSDWHRVGFVPQRPGAGSGVPANVWEVVSAGRLTHRKPFRPLSRTDRDLIDRAIEVVGLTDKARAAVSSLSGGQQQRVLIARALASQPDLLFLDEPTAGVDLPNQQVLADTLKVLQGRGVTIVLVAHELGPLEPLVDRAVVLRDGRVIHDGAPLSHEAVHTAHLDTGHAHHVDETPAPDHLPHVTSPFEAAATRDEEKN; from the coding sequence ATGCTGAACGCCACCGCCCCCGAGTCCACGGACCCCTCCGACGCTCCCGTCGCGCCGCTCGTTCTGCGCGGCGGTTCCGTCGTCATCGAGGGTCGACCGATCGTCCGGGCCGTCGACTTCACCGTCCGCACCGGCGAGTTCGTCGCCCTCATGGGCGCCAACGGCTCCGGCAAGTCCACTCTCGTGCGTGCCCTCACCGGCCTGCGACCGCTGGCCTCGGGCACCCTGGAACTCTTCGGCACCGAGGTCTCGAAGTTCAGCGACTGGCACCGCGTCGGCTTCGTCCCCCAGCGTCCCGGCGCCGGGTCCGGCGTCCCGGCCAACGTGTGGGAGGTCGTCTCCGCCGGGCGCCTCACCCACCGCAAGCCGTTCCGCCCCCTGAGCCGCACCGATCGCGACCTGATCGACCGAGCCATCGAGGTCGTCGGCCTCACCGACAAGGCCCGTGCCGCGGTCTCCTCGCTCTCGGGCGGCCAGCAGCAGCGCGTCCTGATCGCCCGGGCCCTGGCCAGCCAGCCCGACCTGCTCTTCCTCGACGAGCCCACCGCCGGCGTCGACCTGCCCAACCAGCAGGTCCTGGCCGACACCCTCAAGGTGCTCCAGGGCCGCGGCGTCACCATCGTCCTGGTCGCCCATGAGCTCGGCCCGCTGGAGCCGCTCGTCGACCGCGCGGTGGTGCTGCGCGACGGCCGCGTCATCCACGACGGCGCCCCGCTGAGCCACGAGGCCGTGCACACCGCACATCTGGACACCGGTCACGCCCACCACGTCGACGAGACCCCCGCCCCCGACCACCTGCCCCACGTCACGTCGCCCTTCGAGGCAGCTGCCACGCGCGACGAGGAGAAGAACTGA